A genomic window from Streptomyces brevispora includes:
- a CDS encoding DUF3566 domain-containing protein, with the protein MTDTRGPQPQYEGYAAGPLPGEREPAPGQAGPYHPPQAYPSPPGGTQGGRPHGAQQGSAPGVGTAQASRKPRTGARTTPRTRKARLRVAKADPWSVMKVSFLLSIALGICTVVASAVLWMVMDAMGVFDTVGGTISEATGSNEGNGFDLQAFLSLPRVLVFTSVIAVIDVVLATALATLGAFIYNLSAGFVGGVELTLAEDE; encoded by the coding sequence GTGACGGATACCCGGGGTCCTCAACCCCAGTACGAGGGTTACGCAGCCGGGCCGTTGCCCGGCGAGCGGGAACCCGCACCGGGCCAGGCGGGGCCGTACCACCCGCCGCAGGCCTACCCCTCGCCTCCGGGCGGGACACAGGGTGGCCGGCCCCACGGGGCCCAGCAGGGCTCCGCGCCGGGCGTGGGCACTGCACAGGCGTCCCGTAAACCGCGGACGGGGGCGCGGACCACTCCGCGTACCCGTAAGGCGCGTCTGCGGGTGGCCAAGGCCGATCCGTGGTCGGTGATGAAGGTCAGCTTCCTGCTGTCCATCGCGCTCGGCATCTGCACGGTGGTGGCGTCGGCGGTCCTGTGGATGGTGATGGACGCCATGGGCGTCTTCGACACCGTGGGCGGCACGATCAGCGAGGCAACCGGCTCGAACGAGGGCAACGGCTTCGATCTGCAGGCGTTCCTGTCGCTGCCGCGGGTCCTCGTCTTCACCTCGGTCATCGCGGTGATCGATGTGGTGCTGGCGACCGCACTGGCCACGCTGGGTGCCTTCATCTACAACTTGTCGGCCGGCTTCGTGGGCGGTGTCGAGCTCACGCTGGCCGAGGACGAGTAG
- a CDS encoding helix-turn-helix domain-containing protein, translating to MDAAQQEATARARDLQRSWYGEPLGALFRRLIDDLGLNQARLAAVLGLSAPMLSQLMSGQRAKIGNPAVVQRVQALQELASQVADGSVSAGEAADRMEEIKKSQGGSVLTNTGQTSTTGGAPTVRRVVREIQSLLRSVAAAGDIIDAADSLAPTHPELAEFLRVYGAGRTADAVAHYEGHQS from the coding sequence ATGGATGCAGCGCAGCAAGAGGCAACGGCCAGAGCCAGGGATCTTCAGCGCAGTTGGTACGGAGAGCCGCTGGGGGCGCTCTTCCGTCGGCTGATCGATGATCTCGGCCTGAACCAGGCCCGGCTCGCCGCAGTACTCGGACTCTCCGCTCCCATGCTCTCCCAGCTCATGAGCGGTCAGCGGGCGAAGATCGGCAATCCGGCCGTCGTCCAGCGCGTCCAGGCACTCCAGGAGCTGGCCAGTCAGGTGGCGGACGGCAGCGTCAGCGCGGGAGAGGCCGCCGACCGCATGGAAGAGATCAAGAAGTCCCAGGGCGGCTCCGTGCTCACCAATACCGGTCAGACGTCAACGACCGGCGGGGCACCCACCGTGCGCCGTGTGGTCCGCGAGATCCAGTCGCTGCTCCGGTCCGTCGCGGCCGCCGGTGACATCATCGATGCCGCGGACTCCCTCGCCCCGACGCACCCGGAGCTGGCAGAGTTCCTCAGGGTGTACGGGGCAGGACGCACCGCGGACGCGGTGGCGCACTACGAGGGGCACCAGAGTTAG
- a CDS encoding DUF6344 domain-containing protein, translating into MSTYKAKNIWTAFITAFFALLAALGLAGSTASATEATVTEPAATNHEHTGATAATATTPSVRWTLPRDRALPPTMKQRIRAEAHGSSPATRHLSADTTDTANTTSTARASHGAPAGDASLLPP; encoded by the coding sequence ATGAGCACCTACAAGGCCAAGAACATCTGGACCGCCTTCATCACCGCGTTCTTCGCACTTCTCGCCGCACTGGGCCTCGCAGGCTCCACCGCCTCGGCCACGGAAGCCACGGTCACGGAGCCGGCGGCCACGAACCACGAGCACACGGGTGCGACCGCGGCAACCGCGACCACTCCGTCGGTGCGATGGACCCTTCCGCGCGACCGGGCGCTGCCACCCACGATGAAGCAGCGCATCCGCGCCGAGGCGCACGGCTCCTCACCCGCCACCCGCCATCTGTCCGCAGACACGACGGACACCGCGAACACCACCAGCACCGCCCGCGCCTCACACGGTGCCCCGGCGGGCGACGCATCCCTGCTGCCACCCTGA
- a CDS encoding DUF5324 family protein, translating into MTRIDSVRAATDSARDSVQHAAEVVAPYADTAREQAVHYAQEARTLLAPTMSKAAQQARDQYDAHLAPRIELALTHVPPKVDEAAQRAALRTRQAARSAADYTVPRFEQAMAVAQPVAEEAGSRSAAALAALRGQVTAKEIRKLARKHERRAKAGQALKVLVVTGILAGGACVAWRWWDKQANPDWLVEPPAPTEVDDRAPLTSVDGSGSTVLDPDARDEQSDAETDGPDAVDGTDLDDRP; encoded by the coding sequence GTGACCCGCATCGACAGCGTGCGCGCCGCAACCGACTCGGCGAGGGACAGCGTGCAGCACGCCGCGGAAGTGGTGGCCCCCTACGCCGACACGGCCAGGGAACAAGCCGTTCACTACGCACAAGAGGCCCGTACGCTGCTCGCACCGACGATGTCGAAGGCAGCTCAGCAAGCGCGCGACCAGTACGACGCGCACCTAGCACCACGTATCGAACTCGCCCTCACGCACGTGCCCCCCAAGGTCGACGAAGCCGCGCAGCGTGCCGCGCTCCGCACCCGGCAGGCCGCCCGGAGCGCCGCGGACTACACCGTCCCGCGCTTCGAGCAGGCGATGGCCGTCGCCCAGCCGGTCGCCGAGGAGGCCGGCTCCCGCAGCGCCGCCGCACTGGCCGCCCTGCGCGGGCAGGTCACGGCGAAGGAGATCAGGAAACTGGCCCGGAAGCACGAGCGGCGGGCCAAGGCCGGCCAGGCTCTCAAGGTGCTGGTCGTGACCGGCATCCTGGCGGGCGGTGCCTGTGTCGCCTGGCGCTGGTGGGACAAGCAGGCCAACCCCGACTGGCTGGTCGAGCCGCCCGCCCCCACCGAGGTCGACGACCGTGCCCCGCTGACCTCGGTCGACGGAAGCGGCTCGACGGTCCTCGACCCGGACGCCCGGGACGAGCAGTCCGACGCGGAGACCGACGGGCCGGACGCCGTGGACGGCACCGACCTGGACGACCGCCCCTGA
- a CDS encoding serine/threonine protein kinase: MGEVFAGRYELIDPIGRGGVGAVWRAWDHRRRRYVAAKVLQQSDAHTLLRFVREQALRIEHPHVLAPASWAADDDKVLFTMDLVSGGSLAHVIGDYGPLPPRFVCTLLDQLLSGLSTVHAEGVVHRDIKPANILMEATGTGRPHLRLSDFGISMRKGEPRLTETNYVVGTPGYFAPEQMMGSEPDFPADLFAVGLVALYLLQGKKPDSQALVEHFASHGTPSAPQGIPEPLWQVLAGLLQPDPQARFRTATGARKALTAAVEMLPDPGFDDEPVEVFDQIGPLPEGFGPAGPIPATQLPGRPDLQQAQATQGLTQQAVQQTGQQTGQQAVQQSYAQPPVSMSETGSFHLPPPPQYPAPTPQAAQPGTPTPPGTQHPAHPASPFPASAAPDLSQAPTSALQHEQALTRAYTAQHLQVPAAGPGVSGAGAPPYFGQPPSSSSQVTPPSRTAAHAPDKRPGPSTKVAVPVLLVALICFAVGIWALTQA, from the coding sequence ATGGGTGAGGTCTTCGCTGGTCGGTACGAGCTGATCGATCCGATCGGACGTGGTGGGGTCGGCGCTGTCTGGCGTGCCTGGGACCACCGGCGTCGCCGCTATGTGGCGGCCAAGGTGCTGCAGCAGAGCGACGCACACACGCTGCTGCGCTTCGTCCGCGAACAGGCACTGCGGATCGAGCATCCGCATGTGCTCGCTCCGGCCAGCTGGGCCGCCGACGACGACAAGGTCCTGTTCACCATGGACCTCGTCAGCGGCGGTTCGCTGGCCCATGTCATCGGTGACTACGGCCCGTTGCCCCCTCGGTTCGTCTGCACACTGCTCGACCAGTTGTTGTCCGGGCTGTCGACGGTGCACGCCGAGGGGGTGGTGCACCGGGACATCAAGCCCGCCAACATCCTCATGGAGGCGACCGGCACCGGCCGGCCGCATCTGCGGCTGTCCGACTTCGGTATCTCCATGCGCAAGGGCGAGCCGCGCCTCACCGAGACGAACTACGTGGTGGGAACGCCGGGTTACTTCGCGCCCGAGCAGATGATGGGCTCGGAGCCGGACTTCCCCGCGGACCTCTTCGCGGTCGGCCTGGTCGCCCTGTATCTGCTCCAGGGGAAGAAGCCCGACTCGCAGGCACTCGTCGAGCACTTCGCCTCGCACGGCACGCCCAGCGCTCCGCAGGGCATTCCCGAGCCGCTCTGGCAGGTGCTCGCAGGGCTGCTGCAACCGGACCCGCAGGCCCGCTTCCGTACGGCCACGGGCGCGCGCAAGGCGCTGACGGCCGCGGTCGAGATGCTGCCCGATCCCGGCTTCGACGACGAGCCGGTGGAGGTCTTCGACCAGATCGGCCCGCTGCCCGAGGGCTTCGGTCCCGCAGGGCCCATACCGGCCACCCAGCTACCCGGCCGCCCGGATCTCCAGCAGGCACAGGCGACGCAGGGACTCACGCAACAGGCCGTACAGCAGACCGGCCAACAGACCGGCCAACAAGCCGTACAGCAGTCGTACGCGCAGCCTCCGGTCTCGATGTCGGAGACGGGCAGCTTCCACCTCCCGCCGCCCCCGCAGTACCCCGCCCCCACGCCTCAGGCTGCGCAGCCCGGCACTCCCACCCCGCCCGGCACTCAGCATCCGGCGCACCCGGCGTCCCCCTTCCCCGCTTCCGCCGCACCGGACCTTTCACAGGCCCCCACGTCCGCGCTGCAGCACGAGCAAGCTCTCACTCGTGCCTACACCGCTCAGCATCTGCAGGTTCCCGCTGCCGGACCGGGAGTCTCCGGGGCCGGGGCTCCGCCGTACTTCGGCCAGCCGCCGTCGTCGTCGTCCCAGGTAACGCCGCCTTCGCGCACCGCGGCGCACGCTCCGGACAAGCGGCCGGGACCGTCCACGAAGGTGGCGGTCCCGGTGCTGCTGGTGGCGCTGATCTGCTTCGCCGTGGGGATCTGGGCGCTGACCCAGGCCTGA
- a CDS encoding UvrD-helicase domain-containing protein — protein sequence MPTPTDEQYTAVEAFRRGEHVVLQAGAGTGKTTTLAMLAAATQGRGRYIAFNKAIAGDAARKFPGNVLCKTAHSLAFGAVGRSYASRMDAPRVPGWKTGLQLGIAGHMRVRIGERNVTNKALSYTVLRTVTRFCQSADRTLQGHHVPHLRGIEAGDLHAQLVEIVLPYAAKAWKDLQNPLEGVVRFDHDHYLKIWALTDPVVKADFLLLDEAQDTNPVVEGIFNDQRHHTQLVMVGDSAQAIYGWRGARDVMSDFDGTQLALSQSFRFGSALAEEANRWLHIVDSPIRLTGTPAISTRLERVEEPDAILCRSNVGSMLEVMRLLEGGRRVALVGGGEALRALARAARDLKAGKRSSHPELILFESWGELQEYAEYDPSGRDLLPLVDLVDEHGVDVILEAVDKLSDEQGADLVVSTAHKAKGREWASVRIGEDFTEPADQEETDAEGNPLPGDIDDAEARLAYVAVTRARHQLDIGGLGWINQHPDGNPGGNPGGIRPGQGSGPKPLSSPWDF from the coding sequence ATGCCCACCCCCACCGACGAGCAGTACACGGCCGTCGAGGCCTTCCGGCGCGGAGAGCACGTCGTCCTGCAGGCGGGAGCCGGGACCGGGAAGACCACGACGCTGGCCATGCTCGCCGCGGCGACCCAAGGGCGCGGCCGCTACATCGCTTTCAACAAGGCCATCGCCGGCGACGCGGCCCGCAAGTTCCCCGGCAACGTGCTGTGCAAAACGGCGCACTCGCTCGCTTTCGGCGCCGTGGGCCGTAGCTACGCCTCGCGGATGGACGCTCCCCGGGTCCCCGGCTGGAAGACCGGTCTCCAGCTGGGCATCGCCGGCCACATGCGTGTCCGTATCGGCGAGCGGAACGTGACCAACAAGGCGCTCTCCTACACCGTGCTGCGGACCGTCACCCGGTTCTGCCAGTCCGCGGACCGCACCCTCCAGGGCCACCACGTCCCGCACCTACGCGGTATCGAAGCCGGAGATCTGCACGCCCAGCTCGTCGAAATCGTCCTGCCGTACGCGGCCAAGGCGTGGAAGGACCTGCAGAACCCTCTTGAAGGCGTGGTGCGCTTCGACCACGACCACTACCTGAAGATCTGGGCCCTGACCGATCCCGTGGTCAAGGCGGACTTCCTGCTGCTCGACGAGGCGCAGGACACCAATCCCGTCGTGGAGGGGATCTTCAACGACCAGCGTCACCACACACAGCTGGTGATGGTCGGCGATTCGGCTCAGGCCATCTACGGCTGGCGCGGGGCGCGGGACGTGATGAGTGATTTCGACGGCACTCAGCTGGCGCTCTCCCAGTCCTTCCGTTTCGGCTCGGCGCTCGCCGAGGAGGCGAACCGGTGGCTGCACATCGTCGACTCCCCGATCCGGCTCACGGGAACTCCCGCGATCAGTACGCGGCTGGAACGGGTCGAGGAGCCGGACGCGATCCTGTGCCGCTCCAACGTCGGCTCGATGCTCGAAGTGATGCGGCTGCTGGAGGGCGGCCGTCGGGTCGCCCTGGTCGGCGGGGGCGAGGCGCTGCGGGCCCTCGCACGAGCCGCCAGGGACCTCAAGGCCGGGAAGCGCAGCAGCCACCCCGAGCTGATCCTCTTCGAGTCGTGGGGCGAGCTCCAGGAGTACGCCGAGTACGACCCCTCCGGCCGTGATCTGCTGCCTCTTGTCGACCTGGTCGACGAACACGGCGTCGACGTCATCCTTGAGGCGGTCGACAAGCTGTCCGACGAACAGGGCGCGGACCTCGTGGTGTCCACCGCGCACAAGGCCAAGGGGCGCGAGTGGGCCTCTGTCCGCATCGGGGAGGACTTCACCGAACCGGCGGACCAGGAGGAGACGGACGCGGAGGGCAACCCGCTGCCCGGGGACATCGACGACGCCGAGGCCCGTCTGGCCTACGTGGCGGTCACCCGGGCCCGTCACCAGCTGGACATCGGCGGCCTGGGCTGGATCAACCAGCACCCCGACGGCAATCCGGGCGGCAATCCGGGCGGCATCCGCCCGGGGCAGGGCTCCGGACCCAAGCCGCTCTCTTCACCGTGGGACTTCTGA
- a CDS encoding tyrosine-type recombinase/integrase produces MVQGVKVERATVRTTLTPWAATARLCLGRRWSAWEPTTLTTNPPAPANGAPPIKDLKTESSHAVLPLPEFCARALEERRTLQDLERKIVGDQWHQKPGEELIFSSERGGLIDPVGFSRSFNALVKRAGVRRITVRLARHTCGTLLAFLKVHPKVAQAILRHSQISMTMDVHTHVVGDGEREAVTLLAELLEDPLIG; encoded by the coding sequence GTGGTTCAGGGCGTCAAGGTGGAGCGCGCCACTGTACGAACGACCTTGACGCCCTGGGCCGCGACTGCTCGGCTCTGCCTGGGTCGAAGGTGGTCGGCATGGGAGCCCACAACGCTCACCACGAATCCGCCGGCACCCGCGAACGGCGCCCCTCCCATCAAAGACCTCAAGACCGAGTCCTCCCACGCGGTGCTGCCGCTGCCTGAGTTCTGCGCCCGCGCCCTGGAGGAGCGCCGGACGCTGCAAGACCTGGAACGGAAGATCGTGGGGGACCAGTGGCACCAGAAGCCGGGGGAAGAGCTGATCTTCTCTTCCGAGCGCGGCGGCCTGATCGACCCTGTGGGCTTCTCCCGCAGCTTCAACGCCCTGGTGAAGCGCGCCGGCGTCCGCCGGATCACCGTGCGCCTGGCTCGCCACACCTGCGGCACCCTGCTGGCCTTCCTCAAGGTGCACCCCAAGGTCGCCCAAGCGATCCTCCGGCACAGCCAGATCAGCATGACCATGGACGTCCACACCCACGTAGTGGGCGACGGAGAGCGGGAAGCCGTGACGCTGCTCGCCGAACTGCTGGAAGATCCATTGATCGGCTGA
- the gyrA gene encoding DNA gyrase subunit A, translating into MADENTPVPVTPEEVPPVEGVGMRVEPVGLETEMQRSYLDYAMSVIVSRALPDVRDGLKPVHRRVLYAMYDGGYRPEKGFYKCARVVGDVMGTYHPHGDSSIYDALVRLAQHWSMRMPLVDSNGNFGSPGNDPAAAMRYTECKMMPLSMEMVRDIDEETVDFQDNYDGRNQEPTVLPARFPNLLVNGSAGIAVGMATNIPPHNLREVASGAQWYLEHPEASQEELLDALLERIKGPDFPTGALVVGRKGIEDAYRTGRGSITMRAVVAVEEIQNRQCLVVTELPYQTNPDNLAQKIADLVKDGKIGGIADVRDETSSRTGQRLVVVLKRDAVAKVVLNNLYKHTDLQNNFGANMLALVDGVPRTLSIDAFIRHWVTHQIEVIVRRTKFRLRKAEERAHILRGLLKALDAIDEVIALIRRSNTVEIAREGLMGLLEIDDIQANAILEMQLRRLAALEHQKITAEHDELQAKINEYNAILVSPERQRQIVSEELAAIVDKFGDDRRSKLVPFDGDMSIEDLIAEEDIVVTISRGGYVKRTKTDDYRSQKRGGKGVRGTKLKEDDIVDHFFVSTTHHWLLFFTNKGRVYRAKAYELPDAGRDARGQHVANLLAFQPDEQIAQILAIRDYDAAPYLILATKGGLVKKTALKDYDSPRSGGVIAINLRETADGSDDELIGAELVSSKDDLLLISKKAQSIRFTATDEALRPMGRATSGVKGMSFREGDELLSMNVVRPGTFVFTATDGGYAKRTPVDEYRVQGRGGLGIKAAKIVEDRGSLVGALVVEATDEILAITLGGGVIRTRVNEVRETGRDTMGVQLINLGKRDAVVGIARNAEAGREAEEVDGPDDADGETAEAVTAEATTAEAAGESTVEGTTSSTGEHEE; encoded by the coding sequence ATGGCCGACGAGAACACCCCTGTCCCCGTGACGCCCGAAGAGGTCCCGCCCGTCGAGGGCGTGGGCATGCGTGTCGAGCCCGTCGGGCTCGAGACGGAGATGCAGCGCTCCTACCTCGACTACGCGATGTCCGTCATCGTGTCGCGTGCGCTGCCCGACGTGCGGGACGGCCTGAAGCCCGTCCACCGCCGGGTCCTGTACGCGATGTACGACGGCGGCTACCGGCCCGAGAAGGGCTTCTACAAGTGCGCCCGCGTCGTCGGTGACGTCATGGGTACGTACCACCCGCACGGCGACTCCTCGATCTACGACGCACTGGTGCGCCTGGCGCAGCACTGGTCGATGCGCATGCCGCTGGTCGACTCCAACGGCAACTTCGGTTCCCCGGGCAACGACCCGGCCGCGGCCATGCGGTACACCGAGTGCAAGATGATGCCGCTGTCCATGGAGATGGTCCGGGACATCGACGAGGAGACCGTCGACTTCCAGGACAACTACGACGGCCGCAACCAGGAGCCGACGGTTCTGCCGGCGCGCTTCCCGAACCTGTTGGTCAACGGTTCGGCGGGGATCGCGGTCGGTATGGCGACCAACATCCCGCCGCACAACCTGCGCGAGGTCGCGTCCGGTGCCCAGTGGTACCTGGAGCACCCGGAGGCCTCGCAGGAGGAGCTCCTGGACGCCCTGCTCGAGCGGATCAAGGGCCCGGACTTCCCGACCGGCGCGCTCGTCGTGGGCCGCAAGGGCATCGAGGACGCGTACCGCACGGGCCGTGGTTCGATCACGATGCGCGCGGTCGTCGCGGTCGAGGAGATCCAGAACCGCCAGTGCCTGGTCGTCACGGAACTCCCGTACCAGACCAACCCCGACAACCTCGCGCAGAAGATCGCCGACCTGGTGAAGGACGGCAAGATCGGCGGGATCGCGGACGTCCGTGACGAGACCTCGTCGCGTACGGGTCAGCGCCTGGTCGTCGTCCTCAAGCGGGACGCGGTCGCCAAGGTCGTCCTGAACAACCTGTACAAGCACACCGATCTGCAGAACAACTTCGGCGCCAACATGCTGGCGCTGGTGGACGGGGTACCGCGCACCCTGTCGATCGACGCGTTCATCCGCCACTGGGTGACGCACCAGATCGAGGTCATCGTCCGGCGCACGAAGTTCCGGCTGCGCAAGGCGGAGGAGCGGGCGCACATCCTGCGCGGCCTGCTCAAGGCCCTGGACGCCATCGATGAGGTCATCGCCCTCATCCGGCGCAGCAACACCGTGGAGATCGCGCGTGAGGGCCTGATGGGCCTGCTGGAGATCGACGACATCCAGGCGAACGCGATCCTGGAGATGCAGCTGCGCCGGCTGGCCGCCCTGGAGCACCAGAAGATCACCGCCGAGCACGACGAGCTCCAGGCGAAGATCAACGAGTACAACGCCATCCTGGTGTCGCCCGAGCGGCAGCGGCAGATCGTCAGCGAGGAACTGGCGGCGATCGTCGACAAGTTCGGCGACGACCGGCGCTCCAAGCTGGTGCCCTTCGACGGTGACATGTCCATCGAGGACCTGATCGCCGAGGAGGACATCGTCGTCACGATCTCCCGCGGCGGCTACGTGAAGCGCACGAAGACGGACGACTACCGCTCGCAGAAGCGCGGCGGCAAGGGCGTGCGCGGCACGAAGCTCAAGGAAGACGACATCGTCGACCACTTCTTCGTGTCGACGACGCACCACTGGCTGCTGTTCTTCACCAACAAGGGCCGCGTCTACCGGGCGAAGGCCTACGAGCTCCCGGACGCCGGCCGGGACGCGCGCGGTCAGCACGTGGCCAACCTGCTGGCCTTCCAGCCGGACGAGCAGATCGCGCAGATCCTGGCGATCCGTGACTACGATGCCGCGCCGTACCTGATTCTGGCCACGAAGGGCGGTCTCGTGAAGAAGACCGCGCTGAAGGACTATGACTCGCCCCGCTCCGGTGGCGTCATCGCCATCAACCTGCGCGAGACGGCGGACGGCTCGGACGACGAGCTGATCGGTGCGGAGCTGGTGTCGTCCAAGGACGATCTGCTGCTCATCAGCAAGAAGGCCCAGTCGATCAGGTTCACTGCGACGGACGAGGCGCTGCGCCCGATGGGCCGTGCCACTTCGGGTGTGAAGGGCATGAGTTTCCGTGAGGGAGACGAACTTCTCTCGATGAATGTCGTCAGGCCCGGTACTTTCGTGTTCACTGCCACTGACGGCGGGTACGCGAAGCGGACTCCCGTCGACGAGTACCGCGTTCAGGGTCGTGGCGGCCTGGGTATCAAGGCCGCCAAGATCGTGGAGGACCGGGGCTCACTGGTCGGTGCGCTGGTGGTCGAGGCTACGGATGAGATCCTTGCCATCACGCTCGGCGGTGGTGTGATTCGTACGCGAGTCAATGAAGTCAGGGAGACGGGCCGTGACACCATGGGCGTCCAACTGATCAATCTGGGCAAGCGCGATGCCGTTGTTGGCATCGCCCGTAACGCCGAGGCGGGTCGCGAGGCCGAAGAGGTCGACGGTCCCGACGACGCCGACGGCGAGACTGCCGAGGCAGTGACAGCTGAGGCCACCACGGCCGAGGCGGCTGGTGAGAGCACTGTCGAGGGCACGACGTCCTCGACCGGGGAGCACGAGGAGTAA
- a CDS encoding peptidylprolyl isomerase: MAEQLYATLKTNQGDIEIRLLPNHAPKTVKNFVELATGEREWTHPATGNKSKDRLYDGTVFHRVISGFMIQGGDPLGNGTGGPGYEFGDEFHPDLAFTKPYLLAMANAGPGTNGSQFFVTVSPTAWLTGKHTIFGEVVDPASQKVVDTIAAAQTNARTDRPVQDVVIESVVVETR; encoded by the coding sequence GTGGCCGAGCAGCTTTACGCCACCTTGAAGACCAACCAGGGCGACATCGAGATCCGGCTCCTGCCGAACCACGCGCCCAAGACGGTCAAGAACTTCGTCGAGCTCGCCACCGGTGAGCGCGAGTGGACTCACCCCGCGACCGGCAACAAGTCCAAGGACCGGCTGTACGACGGCACCGTCTTCCACCGCGTCATCAGCGGCTTCATGATCCAGGGCGGCGATCCGCTGGGCAACGGCACGGGCGGCCCCGGGTACGAGTTCGGTGACGAGTTCCACCCCGACCTCGCCTTCACCAAGCCGTATCTGCTGGCCATGGCCAACGCCGGTCCGGGAACCAACGGCTCGCAGTTCTTCGTGACCGTGTCGCCGACCGCCTGGCTGACCGGTAAGCACACCATCTTCGGCGAGGTGGTGGACCCGGCGAGCCAGAAGGTCGTGGACACCATCGCGGCCGCGCAGACCAACGCGCGCACCGACCGTCCGGTGCAGGACGTGGTCATCGAGTCGGTCGTCGTCGAGACCCGCTGA
- a CDS encoding DLW-39 family protein, translating to MKKLLLVALAAIGGLLVYRQIQADRAEQDLWTEATDSVPAGSGV from the coding sequence GTGAAGAAGCTTCTCCTGGTCGCACTGGCCGCCATCGGCGGGCTCCTCGTGTACCGCCAGATCCAGGCGGATCGCGCCGAGCAGGATCTGTGGACGGAGGCGACTGACTCCGTGCCCGCAGGTTCGGGTGTGTGA